From a region of the Acinetobacter larvae genome:
- the betT gene encoding choline BCCT transporter BetT — protein sequence MQSDSTKHTSSGNFVQTQRLNRPVFFIAAGLILIFSFFTMLFNQQAAVLLDLGLDWVSSHFGWYYFVAASIYIIFVIVLACSRYGDIKLGPKHSQPEFSVLSWSAMLFAAGIGIDLMFFSVFEPITQFMHPPVGDAQSLEAARQAIVWTIFHYGITGWSMYALVGIALGYFAYRYNLPLSIRSALYPIFGDRVNGWIGHLVDIAAVLGTIFGIATTCGIGVVQLNYGLTVLFGLPEGMGWQIILVGVAVTISVVSATTGVDKGLKLLSELNVFFAIGLVLFILCLGDSQFLLNALVLNTGDYMSQFPAMTLNSFAYAQDPAIQQWVKDWTLFFWAWWISWSPFVGLFLARISRGRTIRQFVFGVLFIPFMFTLTWVSVMGNSALYEALQGHLSFAQEILLKPEHGFYQLLAQYPWFGFTAVVAFITGLLFYVTSADSGAMVLGNFTYQLSDVNQDAPNWIRIFWALTIALLTIAMLMTDGISTLQKATVIMGLPFSLVMFLVMFGIFKAFRLEDYRSQSATANAAPVVGNVDILNWKRRLSRMMHYPGTASMRRMLDEVAKPAVEAVATELRHKGNQVSLQLVPLEDNEQLYHIDLTIDLNHEQNFVYQIWPRRYIAPSFSMRAKVGKEFYYRLETFLQEGSQGNDLGGYNKEQVINDILDKYERHLTFVHLQLSNAKPRSEEH from the coding sequence ATGCAAAGTGACTCGACCAAGCACACATCATCTGGCAATTTTGTGCAAACCCAACGCTTAAACCGACCGGTTTTTTTTATTGCGGCAGGGTTAATTTTAATTTTCTCTTTTTTCACCATGCTGTTTAACCAGCAAGCGGCAGTATTACTGGATCTGGGTTTAGATTGGGTAAGCTCACATTTTGGCTGGTATTACTTTGTTGCCGCATCAATCTACATTATTTTTGTGATCGTTCTGGCTTGTTCACGTTATGGTGATATCAAGCTGGGTCCCAAACATTCGCAACCGGAGTTTAGTGTACTGAGTTGGTCTGCCATGCTCTTTGCCGCGGGGATTGGGATTGATTTAATGTTTTTCTCAGTCTTTGAACCGATTACTCAGTTTATGCATCCGCCAGTGGGTGATGCACAAAGTCTAGAGGCAGCACGTCAGGCGATCGTCTGGACAATTTTTCACTATGGGATTACCGGTTGGTCGATGTACGCGCTGGTTGGTATTGCCTTGGGCTATTTTGCCTATCGCTATAATTTACCTTTAAGTATTCGTTCTGCTTTATATCCAATCTTTGGCGATCGGGTGAATGGTTGGATCGGGCATTTGGTCGATATTGCTGCGGTTCTAGGAACAATTTTTGGGATTGCTACCACTTGTGGTATTGGCGTGGTGCAGCTGAATTATGGCTTAACCGTTTTATTTGGCTTACCTGAGGGCATGGGGTGGCAGATTATTCTGGTTGGTGTTGCGGTTACGATTTCTGTGGTTTCTGCTACGACTGGTGTAGATAAAGGGCTCAAGTTATTATCTGAGCTCAATGTATTTTTTGCGATTGGCTTAGTGCTATTTATTTTATGTTTAGGCGATAGTCAGTTTTTACTTAATGCTTTGGTGCTCAATACTGGGGATTATATGAGTCAATTCCCAGCCATGACTTTAAATAGCTTTGCCTATGCTCAAGATCCAGCCATCCAGCAATGGGTGAAGGACTGGACGCTATTTTTTTGGGCGTGGTGGATTTCTTGGTCACCTTTTGTGGGTTTATTTTTAGCGCGGATTTCCCGCGGGCGTACCATACGTCAGTTTGTCTTTGGTGTGTTATTTATTCCCTTTATGTTTACCCTGACTTGGGTCTCGGTGATGGGCAATAGTGCCTTATATGAAGCATTACAGGGGCACTTAAGTTTTGCACAGGAGATCTTGCTTAAACCCGAGCATGGTTTTTATCAACTTTTAGCACAATATCCTTGGTTTGGTTTTACCGCAGTGGTCGCTTTTATCACAGGCTTGTTATTTTACGTGACTTCAGCTGACTCAGGTGCCATGGTCTTGGGCAACTTTACTTATCAGTTGAGTGATGTCAACCAAGATGCACCGAACTGGATTCGAATTTTCTGGGCACTGACCATTGCCTTATTAACCATTGCCATGCTGATGACGGATGGGATTAGTACGCTGCAAAAAGCCACAGTGATTATGGGCTTGCCATTTAGTTTGGTGATGTTCTTGGTCATGTTTGGCATCTTTAAGGCATTCCGTTTGGAAGATTATCGTTCACAAAGTGCAACTGCCAATGCAGCACCAGTGGTCGGGAACGTTGATATTTTGAATTGGAAGCGACGCTTGAGTCGTATGATGCATTATCCTGGTACGGCATCGATGCGACGGATGTTGGATGAGGTTGCCAAACCCGCTGTAGAAGCAGTGGCGACAGAATTACGGCATAAAGGCAATCAGGTGTCTTTGCAGTTGGTGCCTTTAGAAGACAATGAACAGCTGTATCATATTGATCTCACTATTGATTTAAATCATGAGCAGAACTTTGTCTATCAGATTTGGCCTCGACGCTATATTGCGCCATCTTTTAGTATGCGCGCTAAAGTGGGTAAAGAATTTTACTATAGACTAGAAACTTTCTTGCAAGAAGGCAGTCAAGGCAATGACTTGGGCGGCTATAACAAAGAACAAGTGATCAATGATATTTTAGATAAATATGAACGTCATTTGACTTTTGTGCATTTGCAATTGTCCAATGCAAAACCTCGCTCAGAGGAACATTAA
- a CDS encoding BCCT family transporter translates to MLQNKKTGVERIRLNRFVFFSSALSISVFGFIFVMFPEWSQHALQIAQQKTNALLGWYYVLVIVLCLLFVLWLALSKVGHIPLGKDGDKPEFSYLAWTAMLFSSGIGIALLYYGVAEPVDHFMQPPEGSGGTIQAARDAMTYTFLHWGVHGWALYALLGITFAYFAYRRNLPLALRSALYPIFGQRIYGMIGDCVDGFGILATVIALVTNLGIGALVLMSGLHYLMPNLAQTEHSLIVLVVAMMAVATLVTVIGIEKGLAWLSSINIRILCLFLLFVFVTGPTNHLLNSLMQNTGDYLSNFVRLSFDLHIYDAKANAWLGSWTVFYWAWWIAWSPFVGLFIARISKGRTIREVVLGVCLIPLGFTLAWLSIFGNTAIDLILNHGQQALASLAVQDAALSLFKLLEYLPWHPYVAAIVVVICFILFLTPVGSGTLMVANLSCRGGENDQDSPIALRIFWSVVITLVSIGLLLAGSFHAMQSAVVLCGLPFSVTILMYMYGLHKSLQQDPMFAAQDHRADLALAVQPAAETKTALMAKVNKKVS, encoded by the coding sequence ATGTTGCAAAATAAAAAAACTGGTGTTGAACGGATACGATTAAACCGCTTCGTATTTTTCAGTTCGGCACTGAGTATTAGCGTTTTTGGCTTTATTTTTGTCATGTTTCCCGAGTGGAGCCAACACGCTTTACAAATCGCACAGCAAAAAACCAATGCCTTATTGGGCTGGTATTATGTTCTGGTCATCGTACTGTGTTTATTGTTTGTACTTTGGTTGGCGCTGTCCAAAGTGGGACATATTCCCTTAGGCAAGGATGGAGACAAACCTGAATTTAGCTATTTGGCTTGGACTGCCATGCTATTTTCATCCGGTATTGGAATTGCCTTATTGTATTATGGTGTTGCTGAACCGGTGGATCATTTTATGCAACCACCCGAAGGCAGTGGGGGCACCATTCAAGCCGCACGTGATGCCATGACCTATACTTTTTTACATTGGGGGGTACATGGTTGGGCACTCTATGCATTATTAGGCATTACGTTTGCTTATTTTGCATATCGTCGTAATTTACCCTTGGCATTGCGTTCAGCACTTTATCCGATTTTTGGTCAACGGATTTATGGCATGATCGGTGATTGTGTGGATGGCTTTGGTATCTTGGCGACAGTCATCGCCTTGGTCACCAATTTAGGCATTGGCGCTTTGGTGTTAATGTCGGGCTTACATTATTTAATGCCTAATCTTGCACAGACTGAACACAGTCTGATTGTTTTGGTGGTGGCGATGATGGCTGTTGCGACCTTGGTAACGGTTATTGGGATTGAAAAAGGTTTGGCGTGGTTATCGAGTATCAATATACGCATCTTGTGTTTGTTTTTACTCTTTGTCTTTGTGACCGGACCCACCAATCATCTGTTGAATAGTCTCATGCAAAATACCGGTGATTATCTCAGCAATTTTGTGCGTCTCAGTTTTGATTTGCATATTTATGATGCAAAAGCCAATGCTTGGCTGGGTTCATGGACGGTATTTTATTGGGCTTGGTGGATTGCATGGTCGCCATTTGTCGGGCTATTTATTGCGCGTATTTCTAAGGGGCGTACGATCCGCGAAGTGGTCTTGGGCGTATGTCTTATTCCACTGGGTTTTACCTTGGCGTGGTTGTCTATTTTTGGCAATACGGCTATCGACTTGATTTTAAATCATGGACAACAGGCTTTGGCCAGCTTAGCTGTACAAGATGCTGCCTTGTCATTATTTAAGCTGTTAGAATATTTACCTTGGCATCCATATGTCGCCGCAATTGTCGTGGTGATCTGTTTTATTTTATTTTTAACCCCGGTCGGTTCTGGCACCTTAATGGTGGCAAATTTATCTTGCCGTGGCGGTGAAAATGATCAAGATTCTCCGATTGCCTTACGAATATTCTGGTCGGTGGTGATTACCTTAGTCAGTATCGGGCTATTATTGGCCGGTAGTTTTCATGCCATGCAAAGTGCGGTGGTACTATGTGGTTTACCATTTTCAGTCACGATTCTGATGTATATGTATGGTCTACATAAATCTTTGCAACAAGATCCCATGTTTGCAGCACAAGACCATCGTGCCGATCTTGCATTGGCGGTGCAACCCGCTGCTGAAACTAAAACTGCATTGATGGCAAAAGTAAACAAGAAAGTGAGTTGA
- the betI gene encoding transcriptional regulator BetI → MLNKSRVKPEHIRREEIMQAAFQVVHDQGLTNMTIAKIAKQAGLSTGIVSHYFGDKQGLINACMLEMLNILRQKTEQYKAEYADTPVEQIKAIIDSNFDVTQVNKISMRLWLDFWSASMHMPELHRLQRINDQRLKSNLRHHLLQLVSAEQAERGAFGLAALIDGLWLRGSLIGSAVEKFDIEQARDVAYHYLDMLINNAQHRSA, encoded by the coding sequence ATGCTAAATAAGTCACGCGTAAAGCCAGAACATATTCGGCGAGAAGAGATTATGCAGGCGGCTTTTCAAGTCGTTCATGATCAAGGCTTGACCAATATGACCATCGCCAAAATCGCAAAGCAAGCAGGATTATCAACCGGTATCGTCAGTCATTACTTTGGCGATAAACAAGGTTTAATCAATGCCTGTATGCTGGAAATGTTGAATATACTGCGCCAAAAAACTGAGCAATATAAAGCTGAATATGCAGATACCCCGGTCGAACAGATTAAAGCGATCATTGATTCAAACTTTGACGTCACGCAGGTCAATAAAATTTCGATGCGTTTATGGCTCGACTTTTGGTCAGCCAGTATGCATATGCCTGAACTGCACCGACTACAACGTATCAATGATCAACGGCTGAAATCAAATTTACGCCATCACCTCTTACAACTGGTCTCAGCAGAGCAAGCAGAACGAGGGGCTTTTGGTTTGGCAGCATTGATTGATGGGCTGTGGTTACGTGGCAGTTTAATCGGTAGTGCGGTTGAAAAATTTGATATCGAACAGGCCCGTGATGTCGCCTATCACTATTTAGATATGTTGATCAACAACGCGCAACACCGTAGCGCTTGA
- the betB gene encoding betaine-aldehyde dehydrogenase: MSQIPTYRLYIHGQYVDASSGKTFQSINPANGAVLAEVQIASKADIDKAVASAVEGQKQWAAMTAMQRSRILRRAVDILRERNDELALLETQDSGKAISETSTVDIVTGADVIEYYAGLTTIIHGEQLPLRDSSFFYTRREPLGVVAGIGAWNYPIQIAMWKSAPALAAGNAMLFKPSESTPLSTFKLAEIYTEAGLPAGVFNVVQGPGREIGPWITEHPDIEKVSFTGGVASGKKVMASAAGSTLKEVTMELGGKSALVICDDADINKAADIAMMANFFSSGQVCTNGTRVFIPKAMQHDFEQALLARVQNIRLGDPLDSKTNFGPVNSFQHMEHVLRYIEIGKQQGARLLCGGARATEGALAQGAYVLPTIFSDCTDDMRIVQEEIFGPVMSILSYDSEAEVIARANNSIYGLAAGVVSQDISRAHRIIHQLEAGICWINTWGESPAEMPVGGYKQSGVGRENGLDTLAHYTRIKSIQVEMGEFQSIF, translated from the coding sequence ATGAGTCAAATACCTACTTATCGGTTATATATACATGGTCAATATGTAGATGCCAGCAGTGGTAAAACATTTCAGAGTATCAATCCTGCAAATGGAGCAGTTTTAGCTGAGGTGCAGATCGCCTCTAAAGCCGATATCGACAAAGCCGTTGCCAGTGCTGTTGAAGGGCAAAAACAATGGGCTGCCATGACCGCCATGCAACGTTCACGTATTTTACGCCGTGCGGTCGATATCTTAAGAGAACGCAATGACGAGCTGGCATTGCTTGAAACCCAAGACTCAGGCAAAGCCATCTCCGAAACATCTACTGTCGATATCGTCACAGGTGCAGATGTCATTGAATACTATGCTGGTTTGACCACTATTATTCATGGCGAACAATTACCATTACGTGATAGCAGCTTTTTCTATACCCGCCGTGAACCACTCGGTGTCGTTGCGGGGATTGGCGCGTGGAACTATCCCATCCAAATTGCAATGTGGAAATCAGCACCAGCCTTGGCCGCAGGCAATGCCATGTTATTTAAACCGAGTGAGTCAACCCCACTCAGCACCTTTAAACTCGCTGAAATTTATACCGAAGCTGGTTTACCGGCTGGTGTCTTTAATGTCGTACAAGGTCCTGGACGAGAAATCGGTCCTTGGATAACCGAGCATCCAGATATTGAAAAAGTATCGTTTACTGGTGGTGTTGCCAGCGGGAAAAAAGTTATGGCTAGCGCAGCTGGCTCTACGCTCAAAGAAGTGACCATGGAGCTAGGCGGAAAATCTGCACTGGTGATTTGTGATGATGCCGATATCAATAAAGCCGCTGACATCGCCATGATGGCAAACTTCTTTAGTTCAGGACAAGTCTGTACCAATGGTACACGGGTTTTTATTCCCAAAGCCATGCAACATGACTTTGAGCAAGCCTTGCTCGCCCGTGTGCAGAATATTCGTCTTGGTGATCCACTGGACAGCAAGACCAACTTTGGTCCGGTCAACAGCTTCCAACATATGGAGCATGTACTGCGCTATATCGAAATAGGCAAACAACAAGGTGCGCGCCTATTATGCGGTGGTGCGCGTGCAACAGAAGGTGCCTTGGCGCAAGGCGCTTATGTACTGCCGACCATTTTTAGCGACTGTACAGATGACATGCGCATTGTGCAGGAAGAAATTTTTGGTCCAGTGATGAGCATCCTCAGCTATGACAGCGAAGCGGAAGTGATTGCGCGTGCCAATAACAGTATTTATGGTTTGGCCGCTGGGGTGGTGTCTCAAGACATTAGCCGTGCCCATCGTATTATTCATCAACTCGAAGCCGGTATTTGCTGGATCAATACCTGGGGTGAGTCTCCTGCTGAAATGCCAGTCGGGGGATATAAACAATCCGGTGTTGGTCGTGAAAATGGCTTAGACACACTGGCACATTACACCCGTATCAAATCCATCCAAGTCGAAATGGGTGAATTCCAATCAATTTTCTAA
- the betA gene encoding choline dehydrogenase, whose amino-acid sequence MSQKEYDYIIIGAGSAGNVLATRLTEDADCTVLLLEAGGPDYRLDFRTQMPAALAFPLQGRRYNWAYLTDPEPYMNNRRMECGRGKGLGGSSLINGMCYIRGNAMDLDQWSTLDGLEDWRYADCLPYYRKAETRDIGPNDYHGGEGPVSVTTPKNNNNVLFHAMVEAGVQAGYPRTDDLNGYQQEGFGPMDRTVTPQGRRSSTARGYLDQAKGRPNLHIETHATTDKILFSGKQAIAVQYLKGTNPNPIQVRAKREVLLCAGAIASPQILQRSGIGAKNLLDEFGIAVVQDLPGVGENLQDHLEMYLQYACKKPVSLYPALQWYNQPKIGAEWLFLRQGIGASNQFEAGGFIRSRPEFEWPNIQYHFLPVAINYNGSNAVNEHGFQAHVGSMRSPSRGRIRLKSLNPHDHPSILFNYMSHEQDWQEFRDAIRITREIMHQPALDEFRGREISPGKLAKTDAELDDFVRNHAETAYHPSCSCKMGNDEMSVVDGQGRVHGVTGLRVVDASIMPLIITGNLNATTIMIGEKIADVIRNKHLPPSNAPYFKADGRPVRAAPQREFDPATMLK is encoded by the coding sequence ATGAGCCAGAAAGAATACGATTATATTATTATTGGCGCCGGATCTGCGGGTAATGTACTGGCAACACGTTTAACCGAAGATGCCGATTGTACTGTACTGCTGCTGGAAGCCGGTGGTCCTGATTACCGCTTAGATTTTCGCACACAAATGCCAGCGGCATTGGCTTTCCCCTTACAAGGTCGTCGTTATAACTGGGCCTACCTCACCGACCCAGAACCGTATATGAATAATCGTCGCATGGAGTGCGGTCGCGGCAAAGGGCTTGGCGGCTCTTCTTTGATTAATGGCATGTGCTATATTCGTGGCAATGCGATGGATTTAGATCAATGGTCAACTTTGGATGGCTTAGAAGATTGGCGTTATGCCGATTGTCTGCCTTATTATCGTAAAGCTGAAACCCGTGATATTGGTCCCAATGACTACCATGGCGGTGAAGGTCCAGTCAGTGTCACCACCCCCAAAAATAACAACAATGTCCTCTTCCATGCCATGGTTGAGGCTGGTGTACAAGCGGGTTATCCACGCACAGATGATCTAAATGGTTATCAACAAGAAGGTTTTGGTCCAATGGACCGTACAGTGACCCCACAAGGTCGTCGCTCCAGCACGGCACGTGGCTATTTAGATCAAGCCAAAGGGCGTCCTAATCTACACATTGAAACACATGCCACCACCGATAAAATTTTATTTTCAGGCAAGCAAGCTATTGCTGTGCAATATCTAAAAGGGACGAATCCAAATCCAATTCAAGTCCGTGCCAAACGTGAGGTCTTACTTTGTGCCGGCGCGATTGCCTCACCGCAAATCCTACAACGCTCAGGAATCGGCGCTAAAAATCTATTAGATGAATTTGGCATTGCCGTGGTACAAGATTTGCCTGGCGTAGGGGAAAATCTACAAGACCACTTAGAAATGTATTTACAGTACGCGTGTAAGAAACCCGTCTCACTCTACCCTGCGTTACAGTGGTATAACCAACCCAAAATCGGCGCAGAATGGCTCTTCTTAAGACAAGGTATTGGTGCCAGCAACCAGTTTGAGGCAGGTGGTTTTATTCGTTCACGTCCAGAATTTGAATGGCCTAATATTCAGTACCATTTCTTGCCTGTAGCGATTAATTATAATGGCTCAAATGCGGTCAATGAGCATGGCTTCCAAGCCCATGTTGGTTCAATGCGCTCGCCTTCACGTGGTCGTATTCGTTTGAAATCCCTCAACCCGCATGACCACCCTAGTATTCTGTTTAACTACATGTCTCATGAACAGGATTGGCAAGAATTCCGCGATGCGATTCGAATCACACGCGAAATCATGCATCAACCCGCCTTAGATGAATTTCGTGGTCGTGAAATCAGTCCGGGGAAATTGGCAAAAACAGATGCTGAACTCGATGACTTTGTCCGCAACCATGCGGAAACGGCCTATCACCCCTCTTGTAGCTGTAAAATGGGCAATGACGAAATGTCGGTCGTCGATGGACAAGGTCGTGTACATGGCGTTACAGGGTTAAGAGTGGTCGATGCCTCGATTATGCCATTGATTATTACTGGTAATCTCAATGCAACGACCATTATGATTGGTGAGAAAATTGCTGACGTGATCCGCAACAAACATTTGCCACCTTCAAACGCCCCTTATTTCAAAGCCGATGGTCGTCCTGTCCGTGCTGCGCCACAACGAGAGTTTGATCCAGCGACGATGTTGAAATAA
- a CDS encoding alanine/glycine:cation symporter family protein encodes MNDSVNTMLLYAIDKVNSPLWDFLVLFLLFVGIFYTVATKAVQIRLFLHSFKIMKGSRKQVKDSHGITPFQAFVTGLASRVGVGNIAGVAIAIAIGGPGAVFWMWFTAILGMSSAFIESSLAQLFKVRDHSNKQFRGGPAYYITQGLRNKTFGIIFAIALIFTYGFVFNSVQINAIVGASNHSWGWSSYNPQLSLAGFQFELSWLGLLLVAMVGIAIFGGIKRIAKFAEMFVPIKAGLYLLIALYIMISNYQLLPDVFKLIFTEAFEFKAAAGGFFGSMISVTVLQGFKRGLFSNEAGMGSAPNAAAASDVKHPVNQGLVQMLGVFVDTFLVCTCTAMIILVSGVYHDAGFVGVELTQRALETEIGAWGGDLLAVLLFLFCYSAVLGNYAYAESNVQFINSNPKLMLLFRLCVLAMVYFGAVSSVPVVWNMADLFMGIMATINLMAILLLTPIARTLLKDYTQQLKRGIKEPVFKIEQYPELKKKVDSDIW; translated from the coding sequence ATGAATGATTCCGTTAATACAATGCTGTTATATGCAATTGATAAGGTCAACTCACCATTATGGGATTTTCTAGTCCTATTCTTACTTTTTGTTGGTATATTTTATACGGTCGCCACCAAGGCAGTACAAATCCGCTTATTCCTACATAGTTTTAAAATTATGAAAGGGAGTCGCAAGCAAGTCAAAGACTCGCATGGTATTACCCCCTTCCAAGCATTTGTCACCGGTTTGGCGAGTCGTGTAGGGGTTGGCAATATCGCCGGTGTTGCCATTGCCATCGCCATAGGTGGACCTGGTGCGGTATTTTGGATGTGGTTTACCGCCATACTCGGAATGAGTTCGGCATTTATTGAATCGAGCTTGGCGCAATTATTTAAAGTGCGTGACCATAGCAACAAACAATTCCGTGGTGGTCCTGCATACTACATTACCCAAGGTCTCAGAAATAAAACCTTTGGGATTATCTTTGCCATTGCCCTGATTTTTACTTACGGTTTTGTTTTTAACTCGGTACAAATTAATGCCATTGTCGGTGCATCTAATCACTCTTGGGGTTGGTCGAGTTATAACCCGCAACTGTCTTTAGCCGGTTTTCAATTTGAACTGTCTTGGCTCGGTTTACTTTTAGTTGCCATGGTTGGCATTGCCATTTTTGGCGGCATTAAACGTATAGCCAAATTTGCTGAAATGTTTGTTCCCATCAAAGCGGGGTTATATCTCCTGATCGCTTTATATATCATGATCAGTAACTATCAGCTCTTACCTGACGTATTTAAATTGATCTTTACCGAAGCCTTTGAATTTAAAGCTGCTGCGGGCGGTTTCTTTGGGAGTATGATTTCCGTTACGGTGTTACAAGGTTTTAAACGCGGATTATTTTCCAATGAAGCCGGTATGGGCTCTGCACCAAATGCTGCAGCAGCCTCTGATGTCAAACATCCCGTCAACCAAGGTTTAGTACAGATGCTTGGCGTATTTGTCGATACCTTCTTGGTGTGTACCTGTACCGCGATGATTATCTTGGTTTCTGGGGTATATCATGATGCTGGCTTTGTTGGCGTTGAACTCACCCAACGCGCCTTAGAAACCGAAATCGGTGCTTGGGGCGGTGACTTACTGGCGGTGTTATTATTTTTATTTTGCTACTCTGCGGTATTGGGGAATTATGCCTATGCTGAAAGTAATGTGCAATTTATCAATAGCAATCCCAAACTCATGTTGCTCTTTAGACTATGTGTTTTAGCCATGGTGTATTTTGGTGCGGTCAGTAGTGTCCCTGTGGTTTGGAATATGGCTGACCTCTTTATGGGGATTATGGCAACCATTAACCTGATGGCAATTTTACTGCTGACTCCCATCGCACGCACCTTACTCAAAGATTATACTCAGCAATTAAAACGCGGTATTAAAGAACCTGTTTTTAAGATTGAGCAATATCCAGAGCTCAAGAAAAAAGTAGATTCTGATATTTGGTAA
- a CDS encoding MDR family MFS transporter: MTKSAIDQVAANEKVSLRTWVAVLGSVIGCFMAGMNVHVTNASLPDVRGSLGATFEEGSWISTAYLVAEIIVIPMTGWLVSIFGMRRVLMVGTAGFVLFSIACSLAPNIQMMIMARALQGAFGGVLIPLSFQLIVTALPASKHPLGMALFAVANNVAQAAGPSLGGWLTDAYSWRWIFYLQVPPGLLLLAAIAWSVRPEKVKLDQLKYGDWWGIASMAVGLSALQIMLEEGGRYDWFESSFIVQCAVVAAASLALFTYLQLKREQPLLNLRLLGRYNFGIASLMQFSFGAVVFGVVFLVPNYFAEIHGYNARQIGLMMIPYGVIQFAMSFATPYLMRRMSARVVIIMGFAFTALGCLMNISLNVNAAENVIIPSLIIRGIGQSLVVVALGVMAIQGLEKSQVGSASGLFSMVRNVGGAIGIAISGQLVVQRSKVHEQHIGESVTPFQANVQDGLQEWMMLLSQKNLNPLQLWDDLDTVDLSQQALAMLNQIIQREALLMAYSDTFYLAGVAMLLCVLAGFALKKSA, encoded by the coding sequence ATGACTAAATCTGCCATCGATCAAGTTGCTGCCAACGAAAAGGTGTCTTTACGAACTTGGGTTGCGGTGTTGGGAAGTGTGATTGGTTGTTTTATGGCGGGGATGAATGTCCACGTCACCAATGCCTCTTTACCTGATGTCCGTGGTTCACTAGGGGCAACCTTTGAAGAAGGTTCTTGGATTAGTACCGCTTATCTGGTTGCTGAAATTATTGTGATTCCCATGACGGGATGGTTGGTGTCTATTTTTGGCATGCGCCGCGTGTTGATGGTGGGAACAGCAGGCTTTGTGCTCTTTTCCATAGCCTGTTCCTTAGCACCCAATATTCAAATGATGATTATGGCACGTGCTTTGCAAGGTGCATTCGGTGGTGTATTAATTCCGCTGTCTTTTCAGTTAATTGTTACAGCGTTACCAGCATCAAAACATCCACTGGGCATGGCATTATTTGCTGTCGCAAACAATGTTGCGCAGGCTGCCGGACCCTCTCTGGGAGGCTGGCTGACGGACGCTTATTCATGGCGCTGGATTTTTTATCTGCAGGTGCCACCGGGACTCTTGTTGTTGGCGGCAATTGCTTGGTCAGTACGACCTGAAAAAGTCAAACTAGACCAGTTGAAATATGGCGATTGGTGGGGTATTGCCAGCATGGCAGTGGGCTTGTCTGCTTTGCAAATTATGTTAGAAGAAGGGGGGCGTTATGACTGGTTTGAGTCAAGTTTCATTGTGCAATGCGCAGTGGTTGCCGCAGCAAGCTTAGCACTGTTTACCTACTTGCAATTAAAGCGTGAACAACCGTTATTAAATTTGCGTTTGTTGGGACGTTATAATTTTGGTATTGCCAGTTTAATGCAGTTTAGTTTTGGTGCGGTGGTGTTTGGCGTCGTCTTTTTGGTGCCCAATTATTTTGCTGAAATCCATGGCTACAATGCACGACAAATTGGCTTGATGATGATTCCCTATGGGGTGATTCAGTTTGCCATGTCCTTTGCTACCCCCTATCTCATGCGCCGTATGAGTGCTCGTGTGGTGATCATTATGGGTTTTGCTTTTACTGCACTGGGCTGTTTAATGAATATTTCATTAAATGTAAATGCCGCTGAAAATGTCATTATTCCATCCCTCATCATCCGTGGCATTGGGCAATCTTTGGTGGTGGTGGCTTTGGGAGTGATGGCGATTCAAGGGCTAGAGAAGTCTCAAGTGGGCTCTGCATCGGGACTCTTTTCTATGGTGCGTAATGTGGGGGGTGCTATTGGCATTGCTATTTCTGGGCAACTTGTGGTGCAACGAAGCAAAGTGCATGAGCAGCACATCGGTGAATCCGTGACACCGTTTCAAGCCAATGTTCAAGATGGTTTACAGGAGTGGATGATGCTGTTATCACAAAAAAACCTTAACCCTTTACAGCTCTGGGATGATTTAGACACGGTAGATTTAAGTCAGCAAGCCTTGGCAATGCTCAATCAGATCATACAACGTGAAGCACTCTTAATGGCTTATAGTGATACTTTCTACTTGGCTGGTGTCGCCATGTTGCTATGTGTGTTGGCTGGCTTTGCTTTAAAGAAATCTGCTTAA